One Candidatus Limnocylindrales bacterium genomic window, GACAGCCCCGTCAGCGACAGCACCGTCGGCGCAATGTCGATGATGCTGGTCTCGCCGGCGACTCGTCGCTGAACCGCCTGCACGCCCGGAGCCTCGATCACCAGCGGCACCGCGATCACCTCTTCGTACAGCGTGCGGTGATGCCCCTTGTTGCCGTGCTCGAAGAATTCGTCGCCATGATCGGCGGTGACGACGATCAGGGTCTTGCCGGCGATGCCGAGGCGCGCAAGGTCGGCGCGCAGCTTGGCCAGGTGGTCGTCGACGAGGCGGATCTCGCCGTCGTAGAGCGCGATCAGATGCTCGAGGTCGCGCGGGTCCATGCCGGCGCGGATCTTGTTGTCGAAGTAGAAGTTCTCGCCGGTGACGGTGCCGCGGTAGTCGGGGTCGAACATCGTGTCGTAGGGCGGGCCCGGCGCATAGTCGTAGTGCACGTCCCAGTAGTGAAGGAACAGGAAGAACGGCTTTTGTGCGTTGGCCTCCAGCCACCGGGTCGCCGTCTCCTGCAGCTTGGGCGCCGTCACGCTGCGGTAGGATTCCTCGTTGGTGGCGAAGTAGATGGTCTTGTCGTCGTACTCATCGAAGCCGCGCGCAAAGCCGTAGCGCGAATTGACGTACGGTGCCGAGACGATGGCATGCGTGGCGTAGCCGGCGTCGGCGAAGGCTTCGGCAAGAGTGGGAACGCTCGCGCTGAGGGCGCGGTCGTCCGCGACGACGCCGTGCCCCAGCAGGCTTCGTCCGGTCAGCAGCGACATGTGCGAGGGAAGCGTCCACGACGTCGTGCTGCTGCAGTTCTCGAACAGCACCCCGTTTCGGGCCATGGCGTCGATCGTCGGAGACGTGGGCCGGCCGTAGCCGTAGGCGCTGAGGTGGTCGGCGCGCAGGCTGTCGATCGAGATGAGCACGACGTTGTAGCCGCGCGCCAGCGAAGAGGGCGCGGCGGGCGGCTCCGGAGACTTGACGGCAGCGGCGGCGGCCACCCACAGGGGAGCCGTCATGGTCACGAGCAGTCCGGCGGCGACCACGGGCCTGGCGGCGCCTCGCGAGAGAACGGCGAGCGTGGCCGCGCCGGCGATGGCGAGCACCGCCAAAGCCATGACCAGGCCGTCACCCAGGGCGGTCCGCGCAAGCGCACGCGCGACATTCGTGATCGCCGTGTTTTCCGGAAGCCGGAAGCCGATGAAGAAATAGACCAGATGCACCAGCAGACAGATGCAGGCCACGACGGCTAGTGCGCGCCCCAAGGAGCGGCGGCGGTCACGCTGGCTGCCGACTCCGAACATCCCGGCCAGCGGCGTCAGGAGCAACGCCAGGACAATGGCGACGCCGCAGTTGATCGCGACCAACTCGGGCGCCATCGAAAGCTTGGGTGCGATCCCCTGACCTCGAAAATGCCCGAGCATCACCGGCAGCGGCACATACTCGGCGGCGGCGAAGTAGAGCTTGGTGAAGGCATCCCACGTCTGCAGCGTGAAGAATCGGTAGGGTGCCAGCAGCAGGTCGCGATGCAGGAGCGCCAGCACGCCGGTCTCCACCAGCGCCTGCAACACGCCCAGCGTCAGGGCCGCGACCGCCATATCCAGGAGACGACGTTGCATGGAATGACCCGCTTTGCGGCCGGCGCCCTACGGCCGCCGCGCAACCGCGCCTGCCGCCGGCAGGCCGATGCGATCGCGCACGATGTAATGCGGCCGCTGCTTGACCTCTTCGAAGATGCGCCCGACGTACTCGCCGATGACGCCGAGAGAAAGGAGCTGGATGCCGCCGAGGAACAGCACGATGACGACGGTGGAGGTCCAGCCCTTGATCGTCACGTCGCCGAACAGGCGCGCCAGCAGGAGGTAGCCCATGTAGCCCAGCGTGCTGGCCGAAACGAGCAGGCCGATGTTGCTGACCAGACGCAGCGGCACGTACGAGTAGGAAACCAGCCCATCGAACGCGAGCTTGAGAAGCTTGCCGAAGCTGTACTTGGAGTGCCCCGCGAAACGGGCGTCGCGCGCGTACTCGTATCCGATCTGACGGAACCCGGCCCACGTGCGAAGGCCGCGCACGAAGCGGT contains:
- a CDS encoding sulfatase, whose protein sequence is MQRRLLDMAVAALTLGVLQALVETGVLALLHRDLLLAPYRFFTLQTWDAFTKLYFAAAEYVPLPVMLGHFRGQGIAPKLSMAPELVAINCGVAIVLALLLTPLAGMFGVGSQRDRRRSLGRALAVVACICLLVHLVYFFIGFRLPENTAITNVARALARTALGDGLVMALAVLAIAGAATLAVLSRGAARPVVAAGLLVTMTAPLWVAAAAAVKSPEPPAAPSSLARGYNVVLISIDSLRADHLSAYGYGRPTSPTIDAMARNGVLFENCSSTTSWTLPSHMSLLTGRSLLGHGVVADDRALSASVPTLAEAFADAGYATHAIVSAPYVNSRYGFARGFDEYDDKTIYFATNEESYRSVTAPKLQETATRWLEANAQKPFFLFLHYWDVHYDYAPGPPYDTMFDPDYRGTVTGENFYFDNKIRAGMDPRDLEHLIALYDGEIRLVDDHLAKLRADLARLGIAGKTLIVVTADHGDEFFEHGNKGHHRTLYEEVIAVPLVIEAPGVQAVQRRVAGETSIIDIAPTVLSLTGLSTPAGMEGRDLSPFMVRATPATTRPVYAELYRKGTLNIQVAQIENRQKIIHHFNNRSLFAFDLRSDPGERASLDPAGAVAAPLTWTMRDWLDGRWRLFERRVRSEGISEVVIDEKTAETLRSLGYLN